One window from the genome of Candidatus Angelobacter sp. encodes:
- a CDS encoding glycosyltransferase family 9 protein, with protein sequence PDLATFLAVIERAEVFISGDTGPLHFAAGLGVPVIALFGPTSAVQWSPVGGRHQILSGGQCHCDGRADDCQSAGHCLAAITPEQVLERLRRFFPPERSP encoded by the coding sequence GCCGGACCTCGCCACATTTCTGGCGGTGATCGAGCGCGCGGAGGTTTTCATCTCGGGCGACACGGGGCCGCTGCATTTTGCGGCGGGCCTTGGCGTGCCGGTGATCGCGCTGTTCGGCCCGACTTCCGCCGTCCAATGGTCGCCCGTTGGCGGGCGGCACCAGATCCTCTCCGGCGGGCAGTGCCACTGCGACGGGCGCGCGGATGATTGTCAGAGCGCCGGTCATTGCCTCGCCGCGATCACGCCGGAACAGGTGTTGGAACGGTTGAGGAGGTTTTTTCCACCGGAACGCAGTCCGTAG